A single window of Lepus europaeus isolate LE1 unplaced genomic scaffold, mLepTim1.pri SCAFFOLD_266, whole genome shotgun sequence DNA harbors:
- the TCF3 gene encoding LOW QUALITY PROTEIN: transcription factor E2-alpha (The sequence of the model RefSeq protein was modified relative to this genomic sequence to represent the inferred CDS: deleted 3 bases in 2 codons): MNQPPRMAPVGSDKELSDLLDFSVMFPCPRAAGKGRPASLASAQFGAAGLEDRPSSGSWGAGDQNTSSFDPGRTYSEGAHFSDSHGSLSSSTFLGPGLTGKGGERGGYAAFGRDTAVGGLTQAGFLSGELGLGSPGPLSPSDVKGSTPYYASYPSNPRRRAADGSLDPQPKKVRKIPPGLPSSVYPPSSGDDYGRDTSAYPAPFYVADGSLHPSSELWSPSAQAGFGPMLGGGSSPLPLPAGSGGSVGSGGAFGGLHQQERMGYQLHGAEVNGGLPAVSTFSAAPASAYGSVSSHTPPVSGADGLMGSRGTTASSSGDALGKALASIYSPDHGSNNFSSPSTPVGSPQGLAGTSQWPRAGAPGALSPSYDGGLHGLQSKMEDHLDEAIHVLRSHAVGTAGDVHGLLPGPGALASGFPGPVPLGGRHAGLVGGGHSEDGLVHNHAALPSQPGALPDAYSGLGRVGAAGAGEIKREEKEDEENSAADAEDDRKEPKAPRPRPSPDEDEDDLLPPEQKAERERERRVANNARERLRVRDINEAFKELGRMCQLHLSSEKPQTKLLILHQAVAVILNLEQQVRERNLNPKAACLKRREEEKVSGVVGDPQMVHPGAHPGLSEAHNPAGHL; this comes from the exons CAGCCGCCGAGGATGGCGCCCGTG GGCTCGGACAAGGAGCTCAGTGACCTCCTGGACTTCAGCGTG ATGTTTCCC TGCCCGCGGGCCGCTGGGAAGGGCCGGCCTGCCTCCCTGGCCAGCGCACAGTTCGGAGCAGCAG GTCTGGAGGAccggcccagctcaggctcctggggCGCTGGCGACCAGAACACCTCCTCCTTCGATCCCGGCCGG ACCTACAGCGAAGGCGCCCACTTCAGCGACTCCCACGGCAGCCTCTCTTCGTCCACATTCCTGGGGCCTGGGCTCACAG GCAAGGGCGGCGAGCGGGGCGGGTACGCGGCTTTCGGGAGAGACACGGCTGTCGGCGGCCTGACTCAG GCTGGTTTCCTATCCGGTGAGCTGGGTCTCGGCAGCCCCGGGCCGCTGTCGCCCTCCGACGTGAAGGGCAGCACCCCGTACTACGCCTCCTACCCCAGCAACCCCCGGCGCAGAGCCGCAGACGGCAGCCTGG aCCCACAGCCGAAGAAGGTCCGGAAGATTCCGCCTGGTCTGCCTTCCTCG GTGTACCCCCCCAGCTCAGGTGACGACTACGGCAGGGACACCTCCGCCTACCCCGCCCCCTTCTATGTGGCAg ACGGCAGCCTGCACCCCTCCTCGGAGCTCTGGAGCCCCTCAGCCCAGGCCGGCTTTGGGCCCATGCTGGGCGGGGGCTCGTCCCCCCTGCCCCTCCCGGCGGGCAGCGGCGGCTCTGTGGGCAGCGGTGGCGCATTTGGCGGCCTGCACCAGCAGGAGCGCATG GGCTACCAGCTGCACGGAGCCGAGGTCAACGGTGGGCTGCCGGCCGTGTCCACCTTCTCGGCGGCCCCCGCGTCCGCGTACGGCAGCGTCTCCAGCCACACGCCGCCTGTCAGCGGGGCCGACGGCCTCATGG gctCCCGAGGGACCACGGCCAGCAGCTCTGGGGACGCCCTTGGGAAGGCGCTGGCCTCG ATCTACTCCCCAGACCACGGAAGCAATAACTTCTCCAGCCCCTCCACGCCCGTGGGCTCCCCGCAGGGCCTGGCAG GGACATCGCAGTGGCCCCGAGCGGGAGCCCCTGGTGCCTTATCGCCCAGCTACGACGGGGGCCTGCACGGCCTG CAGAGCAAGATGGAAGACCACCTAGACGAGGCCATCCATGTGCTGCGCAGCCACGCCGTGGGCACGGCCGGCGACGTGCAcgggctgctgcctggccccggGGCTCTGGCCTCCGGCTTCCCGGGCCCCGTGCCGCTGGGTGGGCGACACGCAGGCCTG GTTGGAGGCGGCCACTCCGAGGACGGCCTTGTGCACAACCAcgcagccctgcccagccagccCGGCGCCCTCCCCGATGCCTACAGCG GACTCGGGCGCGTGGGCGCGGCGGGCGCCGGCGAGATCAAgcgggaggagaaggaggacgAGGAGAACTCGGCCGCGGACGCGGAGGACGACAGGAAGGAGCCCAaggccccgcggccccgccccag CCCAGACGAGGACGAGGACGACCTCCTCCCCCCAGAGCAGAAGGCCGAGCGGGAGAGGGAGCGCCGCGTGGCCAATAACGCGCGGGAGCGCCTGCGCGTGCGCGACATCAATGAGGCCTTTAAGGAGCTGGGGCGCATGTGCCAGCTGCACCTGAGCAGCGAGAAGCCCCAGACCAAACTGCTGATCCTGCACCAGGCCGTGGCGGTCATCCTGAACCTGGAGCAGCAGGTGCGAG aGCGGAACCTGAACCCCAAAGCGGCCTGCCTGAAGCGGCGAGAGGAGGAGAAGGTGTCGGGCGTGGTCGGGGACCCCCAGATGGTGCATCCGGGCGCCCACCCGGGCCTGAGCGAGGCCCACAACCCGGCCGGGCACCTGTGA